From Agromyces sp. SYSU T00194, a single genomic window includes:
- a CDS encoding sugar ABC transporter substrate-binding protein, giving the protein MKVNKKGLLAGGAFAIGATLVLAGCAGGDTETDDSGAAAEGGSLTVWVDSERVDALQGAADAYSEETGITVELVGKDNNTIKDDFIQQVPTGEGPDITMGAHDWLGELSTNGVVAPLELGDSAAGYLPVAIDAATYDGTVYMLPYAVENIAVLRNADIVPEAVGSFDEMIAAGTDAGLDQPFVVEQGAEGNPYHLYPFQTAFGAPVFGSDENGYDADDLQLGNAGGEEFAAWLASEGKTGTGVFNTDIDGEIAKQSFLDGESAFWLTGPWNVGSALDAGINVAIDPIPSPTSDAAQPFAGVKGFFLSSESENKVAANDFLVNYLGSEDVQLALFEAGNILPALSAAAETASSDPIIEGFATVGQDAVPMPAIPAMGSVWQYWGIAEASIINGEDASATWTKLAEDVQSAIDG; this is encoded by the coding sequence ACGCTCGTGCTCGCCGGCTGCGCGGGCGGCGACACCGAGACCGACGACAGCGGCGCGGCCGCCGAGGGCGGTTCGCTGACCGTCTGGGTCGACTCCGAGCGGGTCGACGCCCTGCAGGGCGCAGCAGACGCCTACTCCGAGGAGACCGGCATCACGGTCGAGCTCGTCGGCAAGGACAACAACACCATCAAGGACGACTTCATCCAGCAGGTGCCGACGGGCGAGGGCCCCGACATCACCATGGGTGCGCACGACTGGCTGGGCGAGCTCTCGACCAACGGCGTCGTGGCCCCGCTCGAGCTGGGCGACAGCGCCGCGGGCTACCTGCCCGTCGCGATCGACGCGGCCACCTACGACGGCACCGTCTACATGCTCCCGTACGCGGTCGAGAACATCGCCGTGCTGCGCAACGCCGACATCGTCCCCGAGGCGGTCGGCAGCTTCGACGAGATGATCGCCGCCGGCACGGACGCCGGCCTCGACCAGCCCTTCGTCGTCGAGCAGGGTGCCGAGGGCAACCCGTACCACCTCTACCCGTTCCAGACCGCGTTCGGCGCCCCGGTGTTCGGCAGCGACGAGAACGGCTACGACGCCGACGACCTCCAGCTCGGCAACGCCGGCGGCGAGGAGTTCGCCGCCTGGCTCGCGAGCGAGGGCAAGACCGGCACCGGTGTCTTCAACACCGACATCGACGGCGAGATCGCCAAGCAGTCGTTCCTCGACGGCGAGTCGGCCTTCTGGCTGACCGGCCCGTGGAACGTCGGCAGCGCGCTCGACGCCGGCATCAACGTGGCGATCGACCCGATCCCGAGCCCGACCTCCGACGCGGCCCAGCCGTTCGCGGGCGTCAAGGGCTTCTTCCTCTCCTCGGAGAGCGAGAACAAGGTCGCGGCGAACGACTTCCTCGTGAACTACCTCGGCTCGGAGGACGTGCAGCTCGCGCTGTTCGAGGCCGGCAACATCCTGCCCGCACTGTCGGCCGCCGCCGAGACCGCCTCGAGCGACCCGATCATCGAGGGCTTCGCGACGGTCGGCCAGGACGCCGTGCCGATGCCGGCCATCCCCGCGATGGGCTCGGTCTGGCAGTACTGGGGCATCGCCGAGGCGAGCATCATCAACGGCGAGGACGCGTCCGCGACCTGGACGAAGCTCGCCGAGGACGTGCAGTCGGCGATCGACGGCTAG
- a CDS encoding ABC transporter permease subunit, producing the protein MTITTDEGVDGAQRASGTPPKKPTKRQRQAASIADAASGGIGMMLVKIVALGLVDAIALYALFVLAVNAEWLIAAIVAVVTVFVNWVYFSRTRLPAKYLTPGVIFLVIFQIFVLVYTSYVGFTNYGTGHNGSKDQAVGALMSSALERVPDSPTYPVTVVDRLGELSLVVTGPNGGVFIGGEERPLEPASGAQLEDGVAVGVDGYTTLSFQEIVARTAEITELAVPFSDDPNEGALRTPDGRSAYLYTSSLEYDEVAGTMTDLETGTVYTDIGTGAFTSDAGEELLPGWQITVGFDNYLRALTDTRLSGPLAYVTTWTFAFALISVASTFFLGLFLAIVFNDMRMRGRKFYRTVLILPYAVPSFLSALVWAGMMNESFGFINQVLLGGASVPWLTDPVMAKVSVLLVNLWLGFPYMFLVCTGALQSIPDDVVEAATVDGARPWGIFRLIKLPLLLVTVAPLLIASFAFNFNNFNIIYMLTNGGPRDTGAPIPVGYTDILITMVYKVAFTGQTRDYGLASAYSILIFIVVAVISIIAFRRTKALEELN; encoded by the coding sequence ATGACCATCACGACCGACGAGGGCGTCGACGGCGCACAGCGCGCGTCCGGCACGCCGCCGAAGAAGCCCACGAAGCGGCAGCGACAGGCGGCGAGCATCGCCGACGCGGCATCCGGCGGCATCGGCATGATGCTCGTGAAGATCGTCGCGCTCGGCCTGGTCGACGCGATCGCGCTCTACGCGCTGTTCGTGCTCGCCGTCAACGCCGAGTGGCTGATCGCCGCGATCGTCGCCGTCGTCACGGTGTTCGTGAACTGGGTCTACTTCTCCCGCACGCGCCTCCCGGCGAAGTACCTCACGCCGGGCGTGATCTTCCTCGTCATCTTCCAGATCTTCGTGCTGGTGTACACCAGCTACGTCGGCTTCACGAACTACGGCACGGGCCACAACGGGTCGAAGGACCAGGCCGTGGGCGCCCTCATGAGCTCGGCCCTCGAGCGCGTGCCCGACTCGCCGACCTACCCGGTCACGGTCGTCGACCGGCTGGGCGAGCTCTCGCTCGTCGTCACGGGCCCCAACGGCGGGGTCTTCATCGGCGGCGAGGAGCGCCCGCTCGAGCCGGCCTCGGGTGCGCAGCTGGAGGACGGGGTCGCGGTCGGCGTCGACGGATACACCACCCTCAGCTTCCAGGAGATCGTCGCGCGCACCGCGGAGATCACCGAGCTCGCGGTGCCGTTCTCCGACGACCCGAACGAGGGCGCCCTGCGCACCCCCGACGGGCGCAGCGCCTACCTCTATACCTCCTCGCTCGAGTACGACGAGGTCGCCGGCACCATGACCGACCTCGAGACCGGCACGGTCTACACCGACATCGGCACCGGCGCCTTCACCTCCGATGCGGGGGAGGAGCTGCTGCCGGGCTGGCAGATCACGGTCGGCTTCGACAACTACCTGCGGGCCCTCACCGACACCCGCCTCTCGGGCCCGCTCGCCTACGTCACGACGTGGACGTTCGCGTTCGCGCTCATCTCGGTGGCATCCACCTTCTTCCTGGGCCTGTTCCTCGCGATCGTCTTCAACGACATGCGGATGCGGGGGCGGAAGTTCTACCGCACGGTGCTGATCCTCCCGTACGCGGTGCCGTCGTTCCTGTCGGCGCTGGTGTGGGCCGGAATGATGAACGAGAGCTTCGGCTTCATCAACCAGGTGCTGCTCGGCGGGGCATCCGTGCCCTGGCTGACCGACCCGGTCATGGCCAAGGTGAGCGTGCTGCTGGTGAACCTGTGGCTCGGGTTCCCCTACATGTTCCTCGTCTGCACGGGCGCGCTGCAGTCCATTCCCGACGACGTGGTCGAGGCCGCGACCGTCGACGGCGCGAGGCCGTGGGGCATCTTCCGGCTCATCAAGCTGCCGCTGCTGCTGGTGACGGTCGCGCCGCTGCTGATCGCGTCGTTCGCCTTCAACTTCAACAACTTCAACATCATCTACATGCTGACCAACGGCGGGCCGCGGGACACCGGCGCGCCGATCCCGGTCGGGTACACCGACATCCTCATCACGATGGTCTACAAGGTGGCGTTCACCGGGCAGACGCGTGACTACGGATTGGCGAGCGCGTACTCGATCCTCATCTTCATCGTGGTCGCGGTCATCTCGATCATCGCGTTCCGACGCACCAAGGCACTCGAGGAGCTGAACTGA
- a CDS encoding sugar ABC transporter permease: MTTQTGGSDASGGGPRDTSSIPRRRPFRFGRWFFATGWRHVVGVIVTAFALLPLLFVFSASLNPKGTLTGSNALFSAIGLDSYARILTDPQVPYAAWFGNTLIIASITAVSTVFLGALAAYSFSRMRFTGRRFGLITIVVIQMFPQLLAVVAIFLLMSWIGDLFPGIGLNTRIGLIMVYLGGALGVNTYLMYGFFNTVPASIDEAAKIDGAGHARIFFTMILRLAAPILAVVALLSFITSVNEFVVASVLLIDTEKQTLAVGLTKLVSNPRYADWSAFSAGAVMAALPVVALFLFLQKYIVSGLTAGSVK; encoded by the coding sequence ATGACGACGCAGACGGGCGGGTCGGATGCCTCCGGCGGTGGCCCGCGCGACACCTCGAGCATCCCGCGGCGGCGCCCCTTCCGCTTCGGCAGGTGGTTCTTCGCGACCGGGTGGCGGCACGTCGTGGGCGTCATCGTCACGGCGTTCGCGCTGCTGCCGCTGCTGTTCGTGTTCTCGGCGTCGCTCAACCCGAAGGGCACGCTGACCGGCTCGAATGCGCTGTTCTCGGCGATCGGGCTCGACAGCTACGCGCGCATCCTCACCGACCCGCAGGTGCCGTACGCGGCCTGGTTCGGCAACACGCTCATCATCGCGAGCATCACGGCGGTGTCGACCGTGTTCCTGGGGGCGCTCGCGGCGTATTCCTTCTCGCGCATGCGGTTCACCGGGCGCCGGTTCGGGCTGATCACGATCGTGGTGATCCAGATGTTCCCCCAGCTGCTCGCGGTGGTCGCGATCTTCCTGCTGATGAGCTGGATCGGCGACCTGTTCCCCGGCATCGGCCTGAACACGCGCATCGGCCTGATCATGGTCTACCTCGGCGGCGCGCTGGGCGTGAACACGTACCTCATGTACGGGTTCTTCAACACGGTGCCGGCCTCGATCGACGAGGCCGCGAAGATCGACGGGGCGGGGCACGCGCGCATCTTCTTCACGATGATCCTGCGGCTGGCCGCGCCCATCCTCGCCGTGGTCGCGCTGCTGTCGTTCATCACCTCGGTCAACGAGTTCGTGGTCGCGAGCGTGCTGCTCATCGACACCGAGAAGCAGACCCTCGCGGTGGGCCTCACGAAGCTCGTGTCGAACCCGCGCTACGCCGACTGGAGCGCGTTCTCGGCCGGTGCCGTGATGGCCGCGCTGCCGGTCGTGGCGCTGTTCCTGTTCCTGCAGAAGTACATCGTGAGCGGGCTGACGGCGGGCAGCGTCAAGTAG
- a CDS encoding NUDIX hydrolase: MTDHDFARLADDLERTLAAWHPLDPGQAALRERYLAFVVDGGADAVRREGGREHVTASAFVFSPDLAAVLLCFHRKGQFWVQVGGHVEAEDATVAAGALREAREESGIHALQPLRESPVDLHRHELSSRFGHCTAHWDVGYAFTTAGDATPIVSDESDDVRWWPVDALPAQTPHDFPERLAGVLAELDSD; the protein is encoded by the coding sequence GTGACCGACCACGACTTCGCGCGGCTCGCCGACGACCTCGAACGCACGCTCGCAGCGTGGCATCCGCTCGACCCCGGCCAGGCCGCACTGCGCGAGCGCTACCTGGCGTTCGTCGTCGACGGCGGCGCCGACGCGGTGCGCCGCGAGGGCGGACGCGAGCACGTCACCGCGAGCGCGTTCGTGTTCTCGCCCGACCTCGCCGCCGTACTCCTCTGCTTCCACCGCAAGGGGCAGTTCTGGGTGCAGGTCGGCGGGCATGTCGAAGCCGAGGACGCCACCGTCGCGGCGGGTGCGCTCCGCGAGGCGCGCGAGGAGAGCGGCATCCACGCGCTCCAGCCCCTGCGCGAGTCACCGGTCGACCTGCACCGCCACGAGCTCAGCTCGAGGTTCGGCCACTGCACGGCGCACTGGGACGTCGGCTACGCGTTCACGACCGCAGGCGACGCCACGCCGATCGTCAGCGACGAGAGCGACGACGTGCGCTGGTGGCCCGTCGACGCCCTCCCCGCCCAGACGCCGCACGATTTCCCCGAGCGACTCGCCGGCGTGCTCGCGGAACTCGATTCCGACTGA
- a CDS encoding HNH endonuclease signature motif containing protein, with protein MLANLAVDAEECADATATAAGRSPHPAQRVRELERRSLVAEVACALRLPERTAECLIDEAESLVCDLPATLESLGSGTISYRHAQRLIDHALSLPAETRPAFESVALPLAARLTPARFDARARRLRERMHPDSIAERACRAADERTVSLEPARDGMAWLHALLPAAPAAEAFARVRAAAAGLARIEGEQRTEAQLRADVLSDLLTGRAEAPEPGESAQPGEAALRGDAARGTSVATGTGRFARTRPTVFVTVPVMTLLGAGDEPGELHGAGPIDADTARELAARAPSFIRILTHPETGARLSIGRDRYAVPSDLRAALVTRDETCRFPGCGRAAEQCEVDHVADWAHGGRTDATNLAMLCPKHHHLKHETGWSSAPGPDPGSIEWRSPTGRRHTSDPPEQGAPVPQRPERSRLPNAPQF; from the coding sequence GTGCTCGCGAACCTCGCGGTCGACGCCGAGGAGTGTGCGGACGCCACCGCCACTGCAGCGGGCCGGTCTCCGCATCCCGCACAGCGCGTGCGCGAGCTCGAGCGGCGTTCGCTCGTGGCCGAGGTCGCCTGTGCGCTGCGTCTGCCCGAGCGCACCGCCGAGTGCCTCATCGACGAGGCCGAGTCGCTCGTGTGCGACCTGCCCGCGACGCTCGAATCGCTCGGCTCCGGCACCATCTCCTACCGCCACGCGCAGCGCCTGATCGACCACGCACTGAGCCTGCCCGCCGAGACCCGTCCGGCGTTCGAGTCGGTGGCGCTCCCCCTCGCGGCCCGGCTCACGCCCGCGCGTTTCGACGCCCGCGCGCGCCGCCTGCGCGAGCGCATGCATCCCGACTCGATCGCCGAGCGCGCCTGCCGCGCGGCCGACGAGCGCACGGTGTCGCTCGAACCCGCCCGCGACGGCATGGCGTGGCTGCACGCGCTACTGCCCGCGGCGCCGGCGGCCGAGGCGTTCGCCCGCGTGCGCGCCGCGGCCGCCGGCCTCGCCCGCATCGAGGGCGAGCAGCGCACCGAGGCGCAGCTGCGCGCCGACGTGCTGAGCGACCTGCTGACCGGTCGCGCGGAGGCCCCGGAGCCCGGTGAATCCGCGCAGCCAGGCGAAGCCGCCCTCCGCGGCGACGCGGCCCGGGGCACATCTGTCGCCACCGGCACCGGCCGGTTCGCTCGCACCCGACCGACGGTGTTCGTGACCGTTCCGGTCATGACGCTGCTCGGCGCGGGCGATGAGCCGGGCGAGCTGCACGGCGCCGGACCGATCGACGCGGACACCGCACGCGAGCTCGCCGCGCGGGCGCCGAGCTTCATCCGCATCCTCACCCACCCCGAGACGGGCGCGCGCCTCTCGATCGGCCGCGACCGCTACGCGGTGCCGTCAGACCTGCGCGCCGCGCTCGTCACGCGCGACGAGACCTGCCGCTTCCCCGGGTGCGGCCGCGCCGCCGAGCAGTGCGAGGTCGACCACGTCGCCGACTGGGCGCACGGCGGGCGCACCGATGCGACGAACCTCGCGATGCTCTGCCCGAAGCACCACCACCTGAAACACGAAACCGGCTGGAGTTCCGCTCCGGGGCCGGACCCCGGCTCCATCGAGTGGCGCTCCCCCACCGGGCGCCGCCATACGAGCGATCCGCCGGAGCAGGGCGCACCCGTGCCGCAGCGGCCGGAACGATCGCGGCTCCCGAACGCACCGCAGTTCTGA
- a CDS encoding beta-galactosidase has product MGDADDVGQRIQLTTRYVTIDGEPWVPVMGEYHFSRDLPERWETELRKMKSGGINVVATYLIWILHEEIEGRIRWDGHRDVRRFIETADRVGLKVMLRIGPWAHGEARNGGFPDWLQALPIAHRSNDPAYLDLARRWYSAIEEQVRGLFHNASHPAGPIVGVQVDNELYDNGPHLATLRDIAEATGMRASLWTATGWGGAELPRGRVLPVYAGYSDGFWEESDTGWPAFGVMHFTYNTVRDDLTVGADLRDAPADLDAVESLGDDDPWPFVTCELGGGMAIAYHRRPLVDSDDVAALALTKVGSGSAWQGYYMYHGGHQVIGELSGTQESHATGYPNDMPRRDYDFFAPLGAEGTERTHFHKLRQQHLMLDAFGRTLATVPATIPEPVEGAPRWAVRGDGERGFLFANNHQPALAALPALEDVQFTVDFDETSVTIPCAPFTLESGTYFAWPLRQRLGAVDAVSATAQLVTEIDAADGRVVLLAESPGAPVELQFEGVDAQEVGGARTSLVGDLVVATPLVAPGLDCRVTVRDTTFVILDPATAQSAWRGDVGGRDTVVLWSGSGWFDAEGFVLESPQAATALATIPALAEGADGVVDGVFTRYEVPASGVVELEVPRFADPVVAPVRRAGSSRRLSAPTDEDFAGLAAVAVDVPSEALDRVDRAVLSLDWTGDVIRAYIGDTLVADQYWYGRPLEIDLAPYRSELAEHPLELKAFAWSPEVGVYVDPRVRPASSGPTLEVRSATLRPIRTQRFA; this is encoded by the coding sequence ATGGGCGACGCCGACGACGTCGGACAGCGCATCCAGCTCACGACGCGCTACGTCACGATCGACGGGGAACCCTGGGTGCCTGTCATGGGCGAATACCACTTCAGCCGCGATCTCCCCGAGCGCTGGGAGACCGAACTGCGCAAGATGAAGTCCGGCGGCATCAACGTCGTGGCGACCTACCTCATCTGGATCCTCCACGAGGAGATCGAGGGGAGGATCCGCTGGGACGGCCATCGTGACGTGCGCCGTTTCATCGAGACCGCCGATCGCGTGGGCCTCAAGGTCATGCTCCGGATCGGACCGTGGGCGCACGGCGAGGCACGCAACGGCGGCTTCCCCGACTGGCTTCAGGCGCTGCCGATCGCGCACCGGTCGAACGACCCCGCGTACCTGGACCTCGCCCGCCGCTGGTACTCGGCGATCGAGGAGCAGGTCCGAGGCCTGTTCCACAACGCGTCGCACCCCGCCGGCCCGATCGTCGGCGTGCAGGTCGATAACGAGCTCTACGACAACGGGCCGCACCTCGCGACCCTGCGCGACATCGCCGAGGCGACCGGGATGCGCGCCAGCCTCTGGACCGCCACCGGCTGGGGCGGCGCCGAGCTTCCGCGCGGGCGCGTGCTGCCCGTCTACGCGGGGTACTCCGACGGCTTCTGGGAGGAGTCCGACACGGGGTGGCCGGCATTCGGCGTGATGCACTTCACGTACAACACCGTTCGCGACGACCTCACCGTCGGCGCCGACCTGCGCGACGCCCCCGCGGACCTCGACGCCGTCGAGAGCCTCGGCGACGACGACCCGTGGCCGTTCGTGACCTGCGAGCTCGGCGGCGGCATGGCGATCGCGTACCACCGTCGCCCGCTGGTCGACTCGGACGACGTCGCGGCGCTCGCCCTGACGAAGGTGGGCAGCGGCTCCGCCTGGCAGGGCTACTACATGTACCACGGCGGCCACCAGGTGATCGGCGAGCTGTCGGGCACCCAGGAGTCGCACGCGACGGGCTACCCGAACGACATGCCGCGACGCGATTACGACTTCTTCGCTCCGCTGGGAGCCGAGGGGACCGAACGGACGCACTTCCACAAGCTCCGCCAGCAGCACCTGATGCTCGACGCCTTCGGGCGCACGCTCGCGACGGTGCCGGCGACGATCCCCGAGCCGGTCGAGGGCGCTCCGCGCTGGGCCGTGCGCGGCGACGGCGAGCGCGGGTTCCTCTTCGCGAACAACCACCAGCCCGCGCTCGCGGCGCTCCCGGCGCTCGAGGACGTGCAGTTCACGGTCGACTTCGACGAGACGAGTGTCACGATTCCGTGCGCGCCGTTCACCCTGGAGTCGGGCACGTACTTCGCGTGGCCGCTCCGGCAGCGTCTCGGTGCGGTCGACGCCGTCTCCGCGACCGCGCAGCTCGTCACCGAGATCGACGCGGCCGACGGGCGGGTCGTCCTGCTCGCCGAGAGCCCCGGCGCTCCCGTCGAGCTGCAGTTCGAGGGCGTCGACGCGCAGGAGGTCGGCGGCGCCCGGACCTCGCTCGTCGGGGACCTCGTCGTGGCCACGCCACTGGTCGCGCCGGGCCTCGACTGCCGGGTCACGGTGCGCGACACGACGTTCGTGATCCTCGACCCCGCTACGGCGCAGTCCGCCTGGCGCGGCGATGTCGGTGGGCGCGACACGGTCGTGCTGTGGTCCGGGAGCGGCTGGTTCGACGCGGAGGGCTTCGTGCTCGAGTCGCCGCAGGCGGCGACCGCACTCGCGACGATCCCTGCGCTCGCGGAGGGCGCCGACGGCGTAGTCGACGGCGTGTTCACGCGATACGAAGTGCCCGCCTCGGGCGTCGTCGAGCTGGAGGTGCCGCGGTTCGCGGACCCGGTTGTCGCGCCGGTACGGCGCGCCGGTTCGTCCCGGCGGCTCTCGGCCCCGACCGACGAGGACTTCGCCGGCCTCGCCGCGGTCGCGGTGGACGTCCCGTCCGAGGCGCTCGACCGGGTGGACCGGGCCGTGCTGAGCCTCGACTGGACGGGCGACGTGATCCGCGCCTACATCGGCGACACGCTCGTCGCCGACCAGTACTGGTACGGCCGTCCGCTCGAGATCGACCTCGCCCCGTATCGGTCCGAGCTGGCCGAGCACCCGCTGGAACTCAAGGCCTTCGCGTGGTCCCCCGAGGTCGGCGTCTACGTCGACCCGCGCGTTCGGCCGGCCTCGAGCGGACCGACCCTGGAGGTCCGTTCCGCGACGCTGCGCCCCATACGCACGCAGCGCTTCGCCTGA
- a CDS encoding helix-turn-helix domain-containing protein produces MDETLIEAPPHYRMDGFEHQRLCVIPRPQVEAALDRPGTRRLTVTDAGYFPAAGGHRRIRATGANETIVILCVAGAGVVRMGAETYSLAPGASIVIPAHRPHEYQASGVDPWTIWWLHVRGTDAAELTGPILSASQPVIRLKSLDRVVALFDELVSLLERRLSPAQMLAASGVAWNLLTRIAADSVLPADGSPLERAMRYLEARVDGNIQVAELAAIVGMSPSHLSALFRQATGGGPGAFHTSLKMARARSLLDTTSLTVTEIAAAVGYVDPLYFSRHFRRVHGVNPTTYRAHHKG; encoded by the coding sequence ATGGACGAAACACTGATCGAAGCGCCGCCGCACTACCGAATGGACGGATTCGAGCACCAGCGGCTCTGCGTCATTCCCCGCCCGCAGGTGGAGGCGGCGCTCGACCGACCGGGAACCCGTCGCCTGACGGTCACGGACGCGGGCTACTTCCCTGCGGCCGGTGGCCATCGTCGGATACGGGCGACGGGCGCGAACGAGACGATCGTCATCCTGTGCGTGGCCGGCGCGGGCGTCGTCCGGATGGGGGCGGAGACCTACTCGCTCGCTCCCGGGGCGAGCATCGTGATCCCGGCGCACCGACCGCACGAGTATCAGGCCTCAGGCGTCGACCCATGGACTATCTGGTGGTTGCATGTGCGCGGCACGGATGCCGCCGAGCTCACCGGCCCCATCCTCAGCGCGTCGCAGCCGGTGATCCGGCTGAAGTCGCTGGACCGGGTGGTCGCGCTCTTCGACGAACTGGTGTCGCTGCTGGAGCGCCGCCTGTCGCCGGCGCAGATGCTCGCGGCATCCGGGGTCGCCTGGAACCTGCTCACCCGCATCGCCGCCGACAGCGTGCTGCCCGCAGACGGTTCACCGCTCGAGCGTGCGATGCGCTACCTCGAGGCGCGCGTCGACGGCAACATCCAGGTCGCGGAGCTCGCGGCCATCGTCGGGATGTCCCCGTCGCACCTCAGCGCGCTGTTCCGGCAGGCGACCGGGGGCGGCCCGGGGGCGTTCCACACGTCGCTGAAGATGGCCCGCGCGCGGTCGCTGCTCGACACGACCTCGCTCACGGTCACCGAGATCGCGGCGGCCGTCGGGTACGTCGATCCGCTCTACTTCTCACGGCACTTCCGTCGGGTGCACGGCGTGAACCCGACGACGTACCGCGCCCACCACAAGGGGTGA